The Arthrobacter zhaoxinii sequence ACCACCTGGATTCGGGGTCGGTAGCCTCCCCGTACCGGGAGACCGAGGCCATGGCGGACGGGTCGGACGCCATCGCGGACTGGCCCCTGCTTAACGCCCTGCTGAACACCGCTTCCGGTGCTACATGGGTGTCCCTGCACCACGGCGGCGGCGTGGGCATCGGCCGTTCCATCCACGCGGGCCAGGTGGGTGTGGCCGATGGAACCGACCTGGCGGCCCGTAAACTGGAAACCCTTTTGACCAATGATCCGGGTACCGGGGTAATGCGGCATGCCGACGCCGGGTACTCCCGCGCCGCGGACGTGGCCGCCGAGCGCGGCATCCGCATCCCGATGAGTGAATAGCCAGCCTGGAGAGAACCATGGACACCGTTAGCAGCCTGCTCGCCTCAATTGCCGACGTCGGTCGGGATCCACTGCGCGGCGGCTACTCCCGCCCGGTGTTTTCGACGCCGGAGCTGACGCTCCGCGAGTGGTTCGTCCAGGAGGCACAGCGCCGCGGGCTCGACGTGGAAACGGACCGCAACGGCATCCTCTGGGCCTGGTGGGGGGAACCCGAACGCGGGGCGCTGGTCACGGGCAGCCACCTTGACTCCGTGCCGGGCGGCGGCGCCTTCGACGGACCCCTGGGGGTGGCCTCCGCGCTTGCCGCCGTGGACCTGCTGCGCGAGCGCGGGATTAGCCGCAACCGCTCCCTGGCCATCACCGTCTTTCCCGAAGAGGAGGGGTCCCGCTTCGGGGTCGCCTGCCTGGGCTCGCGGCTGCTCACCGGCGACATCGACGCGGACAAGACCCGGAACCTGCGCGACGCGGACGGAACCACCTTTGCGGACGCCGCCAGGGCAAACGGACTCGACCCCGCACGGCTCGGACGCGACGACGAGGCGCTGGCCCGCATCGGCGACTTTGTGGAACTGCACGTGGAACAGGGCCGCGGGCTCGGCGAGGACGGAGCGGCCGTTGCCGTGGGCGGATCCGTCCTGGGCCACGGCCGCTGGCGGATCAGTGTTACCGGGCAGGGCAACCACGCCGGCACCACCGCTATGGCGGACCGCGCCGACCCGATGGTGGCAGCCGCGCAGATCATCCTCGCCGTGCAGAACGCCGCCGCCGCGGTCGACGGCGCCCGGGCCACAGTGGGCCGGATCGCGCCGGTCCCGGGCGGCACCAACGTCATCGCCTCCCGGGTGGACCTCTGGCTCGATGCCCGGCACCCGGACGACGCCACCGCGCTGGCCCTGGTGGAAACCATCCACGGCAAGGCGCAGAAAATTTCCGCCTTCGAAGGCTGCACCGTGTCCCTGACACCGGAATCCTGGACCGGCTCGGTCACCTTCGACACCGCCCTGGGCCGCAGCCTGGAACTGGCGCTGCCCGGAGCCCCGGTGCTGGCCACCGGTGCTGGCCACGACGCCGGCATCCTCGCCGGACACGTGCCGTCGGGGATGCTGTTTGTCCGCAACCCCACCGGGATCTCGCACTCCCCGGAGGAACACGTGGAAGCCGAGGACGCCGACGCCGGAGCCGGGGCGCTCGCCGATGTGCTGGAGGCTCTGCTGTGAACGGCACCGCTGTGAAAGGCGCTGTTGTGAACGGCACCGCGATGAAAGGTGTCGCGGACCGGTCCCCGGAGGACGGCGCTGCCATCTGGTGCGAGGCCGGCTGGTACGAGGGCAGCATCCGGGAAAGCATCCGGCTCACGGTCGACTCCGCCGGAAGAGTCGCGTCGGCCGTCCCCGGATCGCGCTCCGAGCCCGGGGACCTGCTGCTGTCCGGCGTCGTGTTCCCCGCAGCAGCCAACGCCCACTCGCACGCCTTCCACCGGGTGCTGCGCGGCCGCACCCACACCGCGGGAGATTTCTGGAGCTGGCGGGAACAGATGTACTCGGCCGCCGGGTCCCTGACCCCCGGCCTGTACGAGCAGCTGGCCACGGCAGTCTTCACGGAGATGCTGGTCTCCGGGTATACCAGCGTGGCCGAGTTCCACTATGTGCACCACGCCCCGGACGGGTCCGCCTATCCGGAGCACGGGATGGAACTGGCCCTCGCCCGCGCCGCGGTTGCCGCCGGCATCCGGCTGACCCTGCTGGACACCTGTTACCTTTCCGGCGGTTTCGGGGCCGGTGGAGTGGGCACGCCGCTGGATACCCGGCAGCAGCGGTTCGGAGACGCCGACGCCGATGCCTGGCTGGAGCGCTTCGCCTCACTGCAGGCGGCGGTCCGGAAGCGGTTTGCCCCGGAGCAGGTGAGCGTCGGGGCCGCCCTGCATTCGGTCCGCGCGGTCCCGGAGGCCGCGCTGGCCCGAATTGCGGAGCGGCTGCCGGCCGGGATTCCGCTGCACATCCACCTGTCCGAACAGCCGCAGGAAAACGCCGACTGCCTCGCTGCCACCGGGATGACTCCCACGGGGCTGCTGCACCGGCACGGCCTGCTCGGACCCCGGCTCGCCGCCGTCCATGCCACTCATCTGACCGACGCGGACATCGCCCTGCTGGGGGCGGCCGGCGCCACCGCGGTGTTCTGTCCCACCACGGAAGCGGACCTGGCTGATGGTCTCGGCCGAGCCGCGGAGCTGAGGAACGCCGGGGTGGCCCTGGCGCTGGGCAGCGACCAGCACGCCGTCGTCGACCCGTGGCTGGAGATGCGGGCCCTGGAATACGGGGAGCGGCTGCGGACCGGCCGGCGCGGGTCCTTTGCCCCGGCGGACCTGCACGTCGCCGCGTCCGACGCCGGAGCCGCGGCGCAGGGACGAACGGCGCCCGGGCTGGAACCGGGGAAGGCCTGCGACCTTATGGCGGTTCGCCCGCACAGTGTGCGCACCGCCGGGTCACGAACCGACCAGCTGGCATTCTCCGCCACCGCCGCGGACGTGGCCGCCGTCGTCGTCGGCGGCCGGCTTCGCGCCCGGAACGGGCAGCACACCACCCTCGGAGACCCGGCGGCCCTCCTGCAGGCCGCGATTGCCGCGGTCGACTCCGCCCCCGCACCAGTGCACGAAACCCGGCTGGAAGGAACCCGGCACCTATGAGCCCGGCCACGATACTCGTCACCAACATCGGTGAACTCTCCACCCAGGACCATTCCGCTGACGCGCCGGTGCTGCAGGATGCCGCCATCGTGTTCGAGGGGGAGCGGATCAGCTGGATCGGTCCGGCGCGGAACGCTCCGGCCGCGGACGAGGTGATCGACGCCGGCGGGCGGGCCGGGCTGCCCGGCTGGGTGGATTCGCACACCCACCTGGTGTTTGCCGGGGACCGCAGCGCGGAGTTCGAGGCGCGGATGGCGGGGAAGGCCTACGAAGCCGGCGGGATCGCCGTCACGACGGAAGCCACCCGGGCGGCGTCGGACTACGACCTGACCCGGCTGCTGCTGGCCCGGGCCGCCGAAGCCGCAGCGGGCGGCACCACGTACCTGGAGACCAAGACCGGCTACGGATTGAACGTGGAAGAGGAACGCCGGCATGCCCGGATCGCCTCCACCGTGGCGGACGCCGTCACGTTCCTGGGCGCCCACCTGGTGCCGGACGGAGCCGATGCGGATGAGTACACGGACCTGGTCTGCACCGACATGCTCGCCGCGGTGCGGCCGTACGTGCAGTGGGCGGACGTCTTCTGCGAAAAGGGAGCGTTCACCGAGGGGCAGTCCCGCCGGGTGCTGCAGGCGGCCGCGGATGCCGGGCTGGGGCTGCGGGTGCACGGCAACCAGCTCGGGCCCGGGGCGGGGGTGCAGCTTGCGGCGGAGTTCGGGGCGGCCAGCGTGGACCACGTGAACCATCTGTCCGACGACGACGTCGCGGCGCTCGCGGACACCTGGTCCGGGTGGGATGCCGGAGCCGGCGTTCCCGGCACCGTCGCGACCTGCCTGCCCGCCTGCGACCTGTCCACCCGGGCTCCGTTGGCGCCCGCGCGGCGCCTGCTGGACGCCGGGGTGCAGGTGGCCCTGGCTTCGAACTGCAACCCGGGCACGTCCTTCACGAGCTCCATGGCTTTCTGCGTGGCCACAGCTGTGCTGCAGATGGGCCTCACCGTGCAGGAGGCTGTCCGGGCAGCCACCTACGGAGGTGCCCTGGCGCTGCGGGTGCACACCGGTGAGGACCGGGACGGTGTACGGGCTGTCGGGTCCCTCGCCGTCGGGCATCGTGCCGATCTGCAGCTGCTCAACGCTCCTTCGGCCGCCCATCTGGCGTACCGGCCCGGCATGCCCCTGACCGGCATGGTGTTTAAGGCCGGGGTGCCCGTCCGGCGGTGACTTAGGGGAGGGCGACCCGCAGCAGCACCC is a genomic window containing:
- the hutI gene encoding imidazolonepropionase; this translates as MSPATILVTNIGELSTQDHSADAPVLQDAAIVFEGERISWIGPARNAPAADEVIDAGGRAGLPGWVDSHTHLVFAGDRSAEFEARMAGKAYEAGGIAVTTEATRAASDYDLTRLLLARAAEAAAGGTTYLETKTGYGLNVEEERRHARIASTVADAVTFLGAHLVPDGADADEYTDLVCTDMLAAVRPYVQWADVFCEKGAFTEGQSRRVLQAAADAGLGLRVHGNQLGPGAGVQLAAEFGAASVDHVNHLSDDDVAALADTWSGWDAGAGVPGTVATCLPACDLSTRAPLAPARRLLDAGVQVALASNCNPGTSFTSSMAFCVATAVLQMGLTVQEAVRAATYGGALALRVHTGEDRDGVRAVGSLAVGHRADLQLLNAPSAAHLAYRPGMPLTGMVFKAGVPVRR
- a CDS encoding allantoate amidohydrolase, which translates into the protein MDTVSSLLASIADVGRDPLRGGYSRPVFSTPELTLREWFVQEAQRRGLDVETDRNGILWAWWGEPERGALVTGSHLDSVPGGGAFDGPLGVASALAAVDLLRERGISRNRSLAITVFPEEEGSRFGVACLGSRLLTGDIDADKTRNLRDADGTTFADAARANGLDPARLGRDDEALARIGDFVELHVEQGRGLGEDGAAVAVGGSVLGHGRWRISVTGQGNHAGTTAMADRADPMVAAAQIILAVQNAAAAVDGARATVGRIAPVPGGTNVIASRVDLWLDARHPDDATALALVETIHGKAQKISAFEGCTVSLTPESWTGSVTFDTALGRSLELALPGAPVLATGAGHDAGILAGHVPSGMLFVRNPTGISHSPEEHVEAEDADAGAGALADVLEALL
- a CDS encoding formimidoylglutamate deiminase, which gives rise to MNGTAMKGVADRSPEDGAAIWCEAGWYEGSIRESIRLTVDSAGRVASAVPGSRSEPGDLLLSGVVFPAAANAHSHAFHRVLRGRTHTAGDFWSWREQMYSAAGSLTPGLYEQLATAVFTEMLVSGYTSVAEFHYVHHAPDGSAYPEHGMELALARAAVAAGIRLTLLDTCYLSGGFGAGGVGTPLDTRQQRFGDADADAWLERFASLQAAVRKRFAPEQVSVGAALHSVRAVPEAALARIAERLPAGIPLHIHLSEQPQENADCLAATGMTPTGLLHRHGLLGPRLAAVHATHLTDADIALLGAAGATAVFCPTTEADLADGLGRAAELRNAGVALALGSDQHAVVDPWLEMRALEYGERLRTGRRGSFAPADLHVAASDAGAAAQGRTAPGLEPGKACDLMAVRPHSVRTAGSRTDQLAFSATAADVAAVVVGGRLRARNGQHTTLGDPAALLQAAIAAVDSAPAPVHETRLEGTRHL